From Marinilabiliales bacterium, a single genomic window includes:
- a CDS encoding nucleotidyltransferase domain-containing protein yields the protein MPINTIMDKTTIEEVIGYLKQSLLDHGIRVESIILFGSALKGKIDPGSDIDLIVISPDFRNIDIFERARITMSPEIETLRKFLVPMDIVNLSPEEYQESNMKYFKSRVVA from the coding sequence ATGCCAATAAATACAATCATGGATAAAACAACAATAGAAGAAGTTATCGGTTATTTGAAGCAATCACTTCTTGATCATGGCATCAGGGTCGAGTCAATAATTCTTTTCGGTTCAGCCCTCAAAGGCAAAATTGATCCCGGCAGCGATATCGATCTGATTGTGATTTCTCCTGATTTCAGGAACATTGATATTTTTGAAAGAGCCAGAATAACCATGAGTCCCGAAATAGAAACTTTGAGAAAATTTCTGGTCCCGATGGATATAGTAAATCTTTCACCGGAAGAGTATCAGGAGTCGAATATGAAGTATTTTAAAAGCAGGGTTGTTGCTTGA